A genomic segment from Nitrospira sp. encodes:
- a CDS encoding ABC transporter, fused permease protein — MMPFWLTMARRELRAGWRHFLYFLACIALGVGAVVGVSLFSANVELAVLKEARGLLGGDLEIRLSRPIGPQGADVLRDLAERGVGATRVSELVAMVARVVRPHGATEVTQLVELKAIEAGYPLYGVVRVEPDRPLMELLHPAETHCRETCHGAVVQEALLIRLGLAVGDTVKIGQASFRITGIVHTEPDRMANMFSLGPRVLISKEGLAAADLIKPGSRLRERHLLKLPGTMALSPLLHELRGRLAGESARVSSYRDAQPQLKQFLDQLARYLGLVGLTALFVGGIGVALSIQAFIREKLQSIAILKTLGAETKTIIQSYLGQAVGLGLLGSVVGIGIGIALQALLPQAVAALLATDLLQQVEFSSALSTAAWAPLVKGLGLGVLTTLLFSIWPLLTIRDIKPAAIFRREVEGSGRPILKRKTARWRHTAGLMTQDPVRTVTAVGIGFGLAGLSVWQAGSLTIGGLFIGGLLLAVAALVLAAKTLLLAMRSLPAPRALAWRQALGNIQRPGGQTLGMMVSIGVGVMVILAIGLLEQALVRQVGENRPIDSPAFFFIDIQPDQAKNFASLIHRRTGELVPQLTPLVRSRLHAINGQTMKAEREAEQDDQPNQTKEEKRKSWYVNREYVLTFLDELPKDNTIVKGTWWKPGQMFARPQVSVEEDAAKNLGLDIGATLDLNIQGAIIRAEVSNIRKVEWGNFSTNFYMIFSPGSLEGAPMTYVATVRVSPSDETALQSAVVAAFPNVTAINIGEVLGSFARVLDRLSLAIRAVALFCLLTGALVMAAALAATRYRRLYEAVILKALGATRALIARSFAAEYALLGCVAGVIGVVLASAFSWAILRYVLELSWSLEPSMLAIGLLCTVLLTLLVGFLSTYHILSQPPLTILRHE; from the coding sequence ATGATGCCTTTCTGGCTCACCATGGCCCGGCGGGAATTGCGAGCCGGTTGGCGACACTTCCTCTATTTTCTCGCCTGCATCGCACTCGGCGTCGGAGCGGTCGTCGGGGTCTCGCTCTTTTCTGCCAATGTCGAGCTGGCGGTCCTCAAAGAAGCGCGCGGGTTACTGGGAGGAGACTTGGAAATCCGGCTCTCTCGTCCCATCGGGCCGCAGGGTGCCGATGTCCTGCGCGATCTTGCAGAGCGAGGGGTCGGGGCCACCCGCGTCAGCGAATTGGTGGCGATGGTGGCTCGAGTGGTTCGGCCTCACGGTGCGACAGAAGTGACGCAGTTGGTTGAACTCAAGGCAATCGAAGCAGGGTATCCATTGTATGGAGTCGTGAGGGTGGAGCCCGATCGGCCCCTGATGGAACTGCTGCATCCTGCCGAAACACATTGTCGCGAAACCTGTCATGGGGCAGTGGTTCAAGAGGCGTTGTTGATCCGCCTCGGACTGGCCGTCGGCGACACAGTGAAAATCGGACAGGCGTCGTTCAGGATTACGGGAATCGTCCACACGGAACCGGATCGCATGGCCAACATGTTCAGTCTGGGGCCACGGGTGCTGATTTCCAAAGAAGGGCTCGCGGCTGCGGACCTCATCAAACCAGGCAGTCGTCTGCGCGAACGGCATCTGCTCAAACTGCCTGGTACGATGGCCCTGTCACCGTTGCTCCACGAGCTACGTGGTCGCCTTGCCGGAGAGTCCGCGCGGGTGTCTTCCTATCGTGATGCTCAGCCGCAGCTCAAACAGTTTCTCGATCAACTGGCCCGGTACTTGGGGCTCGTCGGGTTGACGGCGCTGTTTGTCGGAGGCATCGGAGTGGCGCTCTCGATTCAGGCCTTCATCCGGGAAAAGCTCCAGTCGATCGCCATCCTCAAAACACTAGGAGCGGAAACGAAGACGATCATCCAATCCTATTTGGGGCAGGCGGTCGGGTTGGGGCTCTTAGGCAGTGTGGTGGGCATCGGTATCGGAATCGCCTTGCAAGCGCTGTTGCCGCAGGCGGTCGCGGCATTGCTGGCGACCGATCTTTTGCAGCAGGTTGAATTTTCTTCCGCCCTCTCGACGGCGGCATGGGCGCCCCTTGTGAAGGGGTTGGGCTTGGGTGTGCTGACCACGCTTTTGTTCAGCATCTGGCCGTTGTTGACGATTCGCGACATCAAGCCGGCGGCCATTTTCAGGCGTGAAGTCGAAGGGTCCGGTCGACCTATCTTGAAAAGGAAGACCGCTCGGTGGCGTCACACGGCCGGCCTGATGACACAGGACCCTGTCCGTACCGTGACGGCGGTAGGCATCGGGTTCGGCCTTGCCGGGCTTTCTGTCTGGCAGGCCGGTTCCTTGACCATCGGCGGCCTCTTCATCGGCGGATTGCTGTTGGCTGTCGCGGCGTTGGTGCTGGCGGCGAAGACGTTGCTCCTAGCGATGCGCTCCCTGCCTGCTCCTCGTGCACTCGCATGGCGTCAGGCACTGGGCAATATCCAACGTCCAGGAGGCCAAACACTCGGGATGATGGTGTCGATCGGCGTCGGGGTTATGGTGATTCTTGCGATCGGCCTCTTGGAGCAGGCATTGGTGCGTCAAGTGGGAGAGAACAGGCCGATCGATTCTCCCGCTTTCTTTTTCATCGATATTCAGCCTGATCAGGCGAAGAACTTTGCATCGCTGATCCATCGACGCACGGGCGAGCTTGTTCCCCAATTGACGCCGCTCGTGCGGTCCCGACTGCATGCGATCAACGGCCAGACGATGAAGGCCGAGCGTGAGGCGGAGCAGGACGATCAGCCCAATCAAACGAAAGAGGAGAAGCGGAAATCCTGGTATGTGAACCGCGAGTATGTCCTGACGTTTCTCGATGAGTTGCCCAAGGACAATACGATCGTCAAAGGCACCTGGTGGAAGCCGGGACAGATGTTTGCGCGGCCGCAGGTATCCGTCGAGGAGGACGCCGCAAAAAATCTGGGTCTCGACATCGGTGCGACCCTCGACTTGAATATCCAGGGAGCGATCATTCGGGCCGAGGTGAGCAATATCAGGAAGGTCGAGTGGGGAAACTTCTCGACCAATTTCTACATGATCTTTTCGCCGGGCTCTCTGGAGGGGGCGCCGATGACCTATGTGGCGACGGTCCGGGTTTCTCCTTCTGATGAAACGGCGTTGCAGTCGGCCGTGGTGGCTGCATTTCCCAATGTGACCGCGATCAACATCGGCGAGGTGTTGGGTAGCTTTGCGCGGGTTCTGGATCGGCTGTCGCTGGCCATTCGCGCGGTGGCCCTGTTTTGTCTGTTGACGGGGGCGCTGGTCATGGCGGCCGCCCTGGCTGCGACGCGTTACCGCCGGTTGTACGAAGCGGTGATTCTCAAGGCGCTGGGCGCGACCCGTGCGTTGATCGCCCGGTCGTTTGCAGCCGAGTATGCCTTGCTGGGCTGTGTGGCGGGGGTGATCGGCGTCGTCTTGGCCAGCGCCTTCTCGTGGGCGATTTTGCGGTATGTCTTGGAATTGTCCTGGTCGTTGGAGCCGTCCATGCTCGCCATAGGATTGTTGTGCACCGTCCTGCTGACGCTTCTTGTCGGTTTTCTCAGTACCTATCACATTCTCAGTCAGCCTCCTCTGACCATTCTCCGGCATGAATGA
- a CDS encoding ABC-type antimicrobial peptide transport system, ATPase component, whose translation MIAIQHVTMQLDAAGRTVTILHDITLDIPEKQTVAIVGPSGSGKSTLLGLIAGLDRPTSGTIWLNGVEITGLREEAMARLRLANVGYIFQSFHLIPTLTALENVSIPLELAGDAGARRRADELLQAVGLGHRVSHYPVQLSGGEQQRVAVARAFACRPPILLADEPTGNLDSATGEQVIELIMALHRDVGTTLVLVTHDHDLAASMERVVTLRDGRVESDRFAYLQQKVTDHRR comes from the coding sequence ATGATTGCCATTCAGCATGTCACGATGCAACTGGACGCCGCAGGCCGGACGGTCACGATTCTTCATGACATCACGTTGGACATTCCTGAGAAACAAACGGTCGCGATCGTGGGACCTTCCGGGAGTGGAAAGTCAACGCTGCTCGGGCTCATTGCGGGACTCGATCGACCGACTTCCGGAACCATCTGGCTCAACGGTGTCGAGATTACGGGGCTTCGCGAGGAAGCGATGGCGCGGTTGCGCCTGGCCAACGTCGGGTATATTTTTCAATCATTTCACCTCATCCCCACCTTGACCGCTTTGGAAAATGTGTCGATCCCACTCGAACTTGCCGGGGATGCAGGCGCTCGTCGACGGGCCGATGAACTGTTGCAGGCCGTGGGGCTCGGCCACCGAGTCTCGCATTATCCGGTTCAGCTTTCCGGAGGAGAGCAACAGCGGGTGGCCGTTGCGCGTGCCTTCGCCTGCCGTCCGCCTATTCTCTTGGCCGATGAACCGACCGGTAATTTAGATTCTGCAACGGGGGAGCAGGTCATTGAGCTGATCATGGCGCTGCACCGAGATGTCGGCACGACTCTGGTACTGGTCACGCACGATCACGATCTGGCTGCTTCCATGGAGCGTGTGGTCACACTCCGAGACGGACGGGTCGAGTCCGACCGATTCGCTTACCTCCAACAGAAGGTAACCGACCACCGAAGATGA